The genomic region CTGTGAGTGCGCCCGCAAATAGCTTTATCCTGCTAGGAGTTGAGTATTAAAAAGTGTCGTGCCAAGGCGACGCCGTTGCCGCGACAATCTCAGGTCTTTTTTTGTTGGCGCTAGGATTACTTTTTCTGCTCGCAATTTTGTCTAATTATAAGAAAGCTATTCCCGTTTTTGTATAAGCTAGTTTTGTTATTTTTTTCTCTCGTTTGCGCCTGAGGAAATTTTTTAACCTGGCGGCTGCATTTTCCAGAAAACCCCTGCTTCCGATAGCTAGACTTTCTGTAAAAAAAACGATCCTTTGTCTAAAATTTTCGCCTGTCCCTATTTCTGGTTCTCCAAGCCTGCCCTTGCCATAAACAAACTTCCGCAAAAGTTCTAATTTCTCTTTCTCGGTTTTGCCTTCATACCGCGGAAGGCCAAGGTCAAGCGACAGAAAAGTTTTGCCTGTCCCTATTCTTGCTCTGTATCCCAGCGAGCACCAGCGGTAGTCCTCTGGCTTTTCCACAATCCCAGCCCGCACCGGGTTAAGTTCAATGTAAGCCAGGCAATTAAGCAGAGCCTCCCCGGTTTCAATGATTACGGACTTAAACCTGTCAGCCCAAAAGTAACCTTTGCGGTCAACGCGCTTGTTATACCAGCGTGAAAAGCGCTGTTTGATGTCCTGGACGTATCGAGAAAGATTTCCAAGCCTTTTCCGCCATTTTTTGAGCACCTCTTCGTAGAAGAAAATTTTGCGTTTCTCGCCGTAGTAGAGGCGAATGCGGCGTTTTACTTCTTCGTCAGAGAACTGGTCTTCAGGGAGCATGCGGCAGAGGAGATGGAAATGGTTACCCATAATGGC from Thermodesulfatator indicus DSM 15286 harbors:
- a CDS encoding transposase, with translation MPRIPRFFMDDPRAAYHVISRTALPGHHVLGDEEKEHLLHLISWLSQVYFVEVYGFAIMGNHFHLLCRMLPEDQFSDEEVKRRIRLYYGEKRKIFFYEEVLKKWRKRLGNLSRYVQDIKQRFSRWYNKRVDRKGYFWADRFKSVIIETGEALLNCLAYIELNPVRAGIVEKPEDYRWCSLGYRARIGTGKTFLSLDLGLPRYEGKTEKEKLELLRKFVYGKGRLGEPEIGTGENFRQRIVFFTESLAIGSRGFLENAAARLKNFLRRKREKKITKLAYTKTGIAFL